The Streptomyces durmitorensis genome contains the following window.
GAGGCCCACGTCCAAGCTGCGGCGTAACTCGGCGAGTTCCTCGGGGACCACGCGAAGTTCGGGGTCGGCGGTCACAAGTCCGTTCCTTTCTGTAGCTGTCAACCCCCCTGATGCGCACGGAAAGTAAACTCGCCCGGCGGCCGGGGCGGGAGAGTGTGCGAAGGGCATATGCGAGCCCAGGGCGCACACGGTGTGTGAACGCCGCGGGCCCGGCACTCGATGGAGTGCCGGGCCCGCGTGCGGTGCGAAGTTCAGATGCCAGTGTGAGCCGGTCAGGCGTACGGGTAGAAGCCCGAGCCGGACTTGCGGCCGAGCCTCCCTGCGTCCACCATCCGCTGGAGCAGCGGGGGAGCGGCGTACAGCGGCTCCTTGTACTCGGCGTACATGCTGTCCGCCACCGAGGCGACGGTGTCGAGGCCGATCAGGTCGGCGAGCTTGAGCGGGCCCATCGGGTGGGCGCAGCCGAGCTCCATGCCGTTGTCGATGTCCTCGCGGCTCGCGATGCCCGACTCGAACATCCGGATCGCGGAGAGCAGGTACGGGATGAGCAGTGCGTTGACCACGAAGCCCGAGCGGTCCTGGGCGCGGATCGCGTGCTTGCCGAGCACCTTCTCGACCATCGACTGCGCGCGGCTGATGGTCCCCTCGGACGTCGTCAGCGCGGGGATCAGCTCGACGAGCTGCTGCACCGGGGCCGGGTTGAAGAAGTGGATGCCGATGACCGCGTCGGGGCGGGAGGTGGCGACGGCCAGCTTCACCAGCGGGATGGACGAGGTGT
Protein-coding sequences here:
- a CDS encoding 3-hydroxybutyryl-CoA dehydrogenase is translated as MPDIARVGVVGCGQMGAGIAEVCARSGLDVKVAETTGEALEIGRTRLYNSLSKAAERGKISEEERDETLARLSFTTDLGEFSDRDLVIEAVVENEAVKTEIFQVLDQVVTRQDAILASNTSSIPLVKLAVATSRPDAVIGIHFFNPAPVQQLVELIPALTTSEGTISRAQSMVEKVLGKHAIRAQDRSGFVVNALLIPYLLSAIRMFESGIASREDIDNGMELGCAHPMGPLKLADLIGLDTVASVADSMYAEYKEPLYAAPPLLQRMVDAGRLGRKSGSGFYPYA